The following are from one region of the Stigmatella ashevillena genome:
- a CDS encoding HNH endonuclease, with the protein MEHQRAWLALSLGAEREYAGNEGYADELDTVYRYDSFVPNHRRVAEGDLLVLCNRKVVLRVAQINKIHSRESSKELRRCPECHIATIKGRKAKRPMFRCKAGHVFDTPKVTSEDCTQYEAHFEGASRTVLGNLSVQEVRRACPDFNGQLAIQKLELALLTDKARSLLRSGPVVDSVPQAPLLLAQDALDAAYVPDGQDERERIERQIRARRGQKEFRQALRKRFDDTCLVTRCRLPDLLEAAHISPYRGDKDNHPSNGLLLRADIHTLFDLDLLGIEPTTLKVHLHPKLRGMGYDAVEGTVLAGNAEGLSREALESRWRRFASKTPQ; encoded by the coding sequence ATGGAACATCAGCGTGCGTGGCTGGCCCTCTCGCTCGGTGCGGAGCGTGAGTATGCAGGGAACGAGGGATATGCCGACGAGCTGGATACCGTCTACCGCTACGACAGCTTCGTCCCGAACCACCGGCGAGTGGCTGAGGGAGATCTTCTGGTCCTCTGCAATCGGAAAGTCGTCCTGCGGGTGGCTCAGATCAACAAGATCCATTCCCGCGAGAGTTCCAAGGAATTGAGGCGCTGTCCGGAGTGCCACATTGCGACCATCAAGGGCCGCAAGGCCAAGCGGCCCATGTTCAGGTGCAAGGCTGGACATGTGTTCGACACGCCGAAGGTAACGTCCGAGGATTGCACACAGTACGAGGCCCATTTCGAGGGAGCATCCCGTACGGTCCTTGGAAACCTCTCGGTTCAGGAGGTGCGCCGAGCGTGTCCGGACTTCAATGGCCAACTTGCCATTCAGAAGTTGGAACTGGCGCTCCTGACGGACAAGGCCAGGAGCCTGCTCCGGTCGGGGCCAGTTGTTGACTCAGTGCCGCAAGCCCCTCTCTTGCTGGCGCAAGACGCATTGGATGCCGCCTATGTGCCGGACGGGCAAGACGAACGGGAGCGCATCGAGCGTCAGATACGGGCTCGCCGCGGGCAGAAGGAGTTCCGTCAGGCACTGCGGAAGCGTTTCGATGACACCTGTCTCGTGACCCGGTGCAGGCTCCCAGACTTGTTGGAGGCAGCGCACATCTCGCCTTACCGGGGTGACAAGGACAACCACCCGTCGAACGGGTTACTCCTGCGTGCAGACATCCACACGCTCTTTGACCTGGACCTTCTCGGAATTGAGCCCACGACGCTCAAAGTCCATCTGCATCCGAAGCTTCGAGGGATGGGGTACGACGCTGTAGAGGGGACAGTTCTGGCGGGCAATGCGGAGGGATTGAGCCGCGAGGCGTTGGAGTCCCGGTGGAGGAGGTTCGCGTCCAAAACCCCTCAGTAG
- a CDS encoding CARDB domain-containing protein encodes MRTARRLRRLASGVMACGWLAGCGGQGEVGPAELFVDTLLGAVASSNAADLWVSSVNGPSSALPGSAFWATVTACNQGVRSARSTVHLLLSVDASISATDLRIGTAETGLLHPNQCATLHVPVLGETAVPEGRWYVGALIDPEDSVEELSESNNARAGLPMAFGVGPDFLLAQVEAPDSLLPSGEFLTEVTVCNTGTVSAPAHIDVFLSPEAAPTEAGLGVGSASTGPLSEGQCEVLRIPSLAAALPEGTYSVTARVDPAHAVSELEEGNNLRLGNRVTVGTRPDFVISGVRGPASLEGTAPLTVTVCNQGTTKGSAQVEAFLSADARLTASDFQVGAASLDALAPGQCAPVNLQGPVGLPPGAYFMAAWVDRSEAVQELVEDNNIRVGTRVTVGSGPDLVVTTVSALRSGESALFLRATATVCNQGTAPSPATALAFALSPSASLSASAPVLVSTEVPALLAGACASVTGSGRAKVAEGTWFIGAWVDRLDTVRELVEANNTRTGPRLGMGSGPDLVLTSVEGPSEAPAHSRLEGRVTVCNEGTLPIRGLTRVALYLSSDTFIRASDRRIGEVAVPVLSPGQCVTVAPPSNGGLPEGRWFLGALVDRGQDEAELIEDNNALTGSPLTVGTPERWVVSSRL; translated from the coding sequence ATGAGGACTGCGCGTCGTCTGCGAAGGCTCGCCTCGGGAGTGATGGCCTGTGGCTGGCTGGCGGGTTGTGGCGGGCAAGGGGAGGTCGGGCCCGCGGAACTCTTCGTGGACACCCTGCTGGGCGCGGTCGCTTCCTCGAATGCGGCGGACCTGTGGGTCTCCTCGGTGAATGGCCCCTCCAGCGCGCTGCCGGGCAGTGCCTTCTGGGCCACCGTCACCGCGTGCAACCAGGGGGTTCGCAGCGCCCGCTCCACCGTTCACCTTCTGCTCTCGGTGGACGCGAGCATCTCCGCCACGGACTTGCGCATCGGCACCGCGGAGACGGGGCTGTTGCACCCGAACCAGTGCGCCACGCTGCACGTGCCCGTGCTCGGAGAGACCGCTGTCCCCGAGGGGCGCTGGTACGTGGGGGCTCTCATCGACCCGGAGGACTCGGTCGAGGAGTTGTCCGAGTCGAACAACGCGCGGGCCGGTCTGCCCATGGCCTTCGGTGTGGGGCCGGACTTCCTCCTCGCCCAGGTGGAGGCCCCGGACAGCCTCCTTCCCTCGGGGGAATTCCTGACAGAAGTCACGGTGTGCAACACGGGCACCGTCAGCGCTCCCGCCCACATCGATGTCTTCCTTTCCCCGGAAGCGGCCCCCACCGAGGCGGGCCTCGGGGTGGGCAGTGCCTCAACGGGTCCGTTGTCCGAGGGCCAGTGCGAGGTGCTGCGGATTCCCTCCCTGGCCGCCGCGCTGCCCGAAGGCACCTACTCCGTGACCGCGCGGGTGGATCCCGCCCATGCCGTGAGCGAGTTGGAGGAGGGCAACAACCTCCGGCTCGGCAACCGCGTGACCGTGGGCACCCGCCCGGATTTCGTCATCTCCGGCGTGAGGGGCCCCGCCAGCCTCGAGGGCACCGCCCCCCTCACCGTCACGGTGTGCAACCAGGGCACCACGAAGGGCTCGGCCCAGGTGGAGGCGTTTCTCTCCGCGGATGCGCGGCTCACGGCCTCGGACTTCCAGGTGGGGGCGGCCTCCCTCGACGCCCTGGCGCCGGGCCAGTGCGCTCCGGTGAATCTCCAGGGGCCCGTGGGGCTCCCTCCGGGGGCCTATTTCATGGCGGCCTGGGTGGATCGCTCCGAGGCCGTGCAAGAACTCGTGGAGGACAACAACATTCGTGTCGGCACCCGCGTCACCGTGGGCTCAGGGCCGGACCTCGTGGTCACCACCGTGAGCGCGCTCCGAAGCGGGGAGTCCGCCCTGTTTCTGAGGGCTACCGCCACGGTGTGCAACCAGGGCACCGCGCCCAGTCCCGCCACCGCCTTGGCGTTCGCGCTGTCACCCAGCGCGTCCCTCTCCGCCTCGGCCCCGGTGTTGGTGAGCACCGAGGTGCCCGCGTTGCTGGCAGGGGCCTGCGCTTCGGTGACCGGTTCGGGGCGGGCGAAGGTGGCGGAGGGAACGTGGTTCATCGGCGCTTGGGTGGACCGTCTCGACACGGTGCGCGAGTTGGTGGAAGCGAACAACACGCGGACCGGACCCCGGCTGGGCATGGGCTCGGGCCCGGATTTGGTCCTCACCTCGGTCGAGGGCCCCTCGGAGGCACCGGCCCACAGCCGCCTGGAGGGGCGCGTGACGGTGTGCAACGAGGGCACCCTGCCCATCCGGGGCCTCACCCGCGTGGCCCTCTATCTGTCGTCCGATACCTTCATCCGTGCCTCGGACCGGCGCATCGGCGAGGTGGCAGTCCCCGTCCTGTCTCCGGGACAGTGCGTCACGGTGGCCCCTCCCAGCAACGGTGGGCTTCCTGAGGGGCGCTGGTTCCTGGGGGCCCTGGTGGACCGGGGCCAGGACGAGGCGGAGCTCATCGAGGACAACAATGCCCTCACGGGGAGCCCCCTCACCGTGGGCACACCCGAGCGTTGGGTGGTCTCCTCACGGCTGTAA
- a CDS encoding GlsB/YeaQ/YmgE family stress response membrane protein: protein MGLCSWIVFGFIVGLLARAIMPGEQKMGLIRTTLLGVGGAFVGGFLAALIRGGNWKSPSPAGFIGALLGAVVLLWLSELIAPSRRR from the coding sequence ATGGGGTTGTGTAGCTGGATCGTCTTCGGCTTCATTGTGGGATTGCTCGCCCGCGCCATCATGCCGGGTGAACAGAAGATGGGCCTCATCCGCACCACGCTGCTGGGAGTGGGAGGCGCCTTCGTGGGAGGCTTTCTGGCGGCCCTCATCCGCGGAGGCAACTGGAAGTCCCCCTCACCCGCGGGCTTCATCGGCGCCCTGCTCGGCGCGGTGGTGTTGCTGTGGCTTTCCGAGCTGATTGCCCCCAGCCGCCGCCGTTAG
- a CDS encoding FKBP-type peptidyl-prolyl cis-trans isomerase has protein sequence MRKMWAVAALSLIVTGCQKQEAKSAETATAATGTGAGASANPQTDDQKTLYALGLSVGRSVGVFNLTPEELSFVQAGLAAQVKGDKPVVDIETFGPKIQQLAMARQTAKSAGEKEKGKAFLEQAAKEEGASKTESGLIYKETQAGTGESPQPTDIVKVHYKGTLTDGKEFDSSYKRGEPATFPLNGVIRCWTEGVQKMKVGGKARLVCPSDLAYGDRGAPPDIPGGATLVFEVELLEITKGGNPPGAPGAPGAPPPPAPAKPDAKPAAPKK, from the coding sequence ATGCGGAAGATGTGGGCAGTGGCGGCCCTGTCACTGATTGTGACGGGTTGCCAGAAGCAGGAGGCCAAGAGCGCGGAGACCGCGACCGCGGCCACGGGCACGGGTGCGGGTGCGAGTGCCAACCCGCAGACCGACGATCAGAAGACGCTGTACGCGCTGGGCCTGTCCGTCGGCCGGAGCGTGGGCGTGTTCAACCTCACCCCGGAGGAGCTGTCCTTCGTCCAGGCCGGCCTTGCCGCCCAGGTGAAGGGCGACAAGCCCGTGGTGGACATCGAGACCTTCGGGCCGAAGATCCAGCAGCTCGCCATGGCGCGCCAGACGGCCAAGTCGGCCGGTGAGAAGGAGAAGGGCAAGGCCTTCCTGGAGCAGGCCGCCAAGGAAGAGGGCGCGTCGAAGACCGAGTCGGGCCTCATCTACAAGGAGACGCAGGCGGGCACGGGCGAGTCCCCGCAGCCCACGGACATCGTCAAGGTGCACTACAAGGGCACGCTCACCGACGGCAAGGAGTTCGACAGCTCCTACAAGCGGGGCGAGCCGGCGACCTTCCCGCTCAACGGCGTCATCCGCTGCTGGACGGAGGGCGTGCAGAAGATGAAGGTGGGCGGCAAGGCCCGCCTCGTGTGCCCGTCCGACCTGGCCTACGGCGATCGCGGCGCCCCTCCGGACATCCCGGGTGGCGCGACCCTCGTGTTCGAGGTGGAACTGCTGGAGATCACCAAGGGCGGCAACCCGCCCGGTGCGCCCGGTGCGCCCGGTGCGCCGCCTCCTCCGGCGCCGGCCAAGCCGGACGCCAAGCCCGCGGCCCCCAAGAAGTAA
- a CDS encoding aldo/keto reductase, producing MEYRKLGHSGLKVSSLCLGTMTFGEPAEGSMMHGVACDEKTAFSIMDRALDAGINFWDTANVYGNDGLTERVLGNWFAHSQRRDEVVLATKFRFRMGKGPNDTGASRYQIRSAVEQSLRRLKTDRIDLYQVHMQDIDTPEEETLRALDDLVHQGKVLYLGASNYAAYRLVDSLWTSKSQNLSRFVALQAQYSLVVRDLEREHTPVCEQFGLGILPWSPLAGGFLSGKYRKEQPPPDAGRLAKFKTQLSQYDTPRHWRILEAVDAVAAELKASPSQVSLAWLLRKRAVTSVIFGARNLGQLEDNLKAAELKLDDAQQKRLDDASALELGYPYEFLQRVQGRW from the coding sequence ATGGAGTACCGCAAGCTGGGGCACAGTGGGCTGAAGGTGTCGAGCCTGTGCCTGGGGACGATGACGTTTGGGGAGCCGGCGGAAGGCTCGATGATGCACGGGGTGGCCTGTGACGAGAAGACCGCCTTCTCCATCATGGACCGTGCCCTGGATGCGGGCATCAACTTCTGGGACACGGCGAACGTGTACGGCAACGACGGGCTCACCGAGCGGGTGCTGGGCAACTGGTTTGCCCACTCCCAGCGCCGGGACGAGGTGGTGCTGGCCACGAAGTTCCGCTTCCGCATGGGCAAGGGGCCCAACGACACGGGGGCCTCGCGCTATCAGATTCGCTCCGCCGTGGAGCAGAGCCTGCGCCGGCTGAAGACGGACCGCATCGACTTGTACCAGGTGCACATGCAGGACATCGACACGCCCGAGGAGGAGACGCTCCGGGCGCTCGATGACTTGGTCCACCAGGGCAAGGTGCTCTACCTGGGGGCGAGCAACTACGCCGCCTACCGGCTGGTGGACAGCCTGTGGACGAGCAAGAGCCAGAACCTCTCGCGCTTCGTGGCGCTGCAAGCCCAGTACAGCCTGGTGGTGCGCGACCTGGAGCGTGAGCACACGCCGGTGTGCGAGCAGTTTGGCCTGGGCATTCTGCCGTGGTCGCCCTTGGCGGGCGGGTTCCTGTCGGGCAAGTACCGCAAGGAGCAGCCGCCCCCGGATGCGGGCCGGCTCGCGAAGTTCAAGACCCAGCTCAGCCAGTACGACACGCCGCGCCACTGGCGCATCCTGGAAGCGGTGGACGCGGTGGCCGCGGAACTGAAGGCCAGCCCGTCGCAGGTGTCCCTGGCGTGGTTGCTGCGCAAGCGCGCGGTGACCTCCGTCATCTTCGGGGCGCGCAACCTGGGGCAGCTCGAGGACAACCTGAAGGCGGCGGAGCTGAAGCTGGACGACGCGCAGCAGAAGCGGCTGGACGACGCGAGCGCGCTGGAGCTGGGCTACCCGTACGAGTTCCTCCAGCGCGTTCAGGGCCGCTGGTAG
- a CDS encoding dienelactone hydrolase family protein has protein sequence MLRRGGWGVAALVLGACAAGQPVEVSREPSDMGAMSEQEFRALHRPRSEAAGPHQGEELVVGGARAYLRLPEGAPGPTPAVLVLHDVGGLSEHFLLWSDRLAAEGYAALAVDLYGTQEATAPDGTVTAVKTLDAARAWKVLQAAHAFLVKDERVRAPRTAVIGWGLGGSWALRLGMGEPTLDAVVSYSGLVEADPEALSHLRAPLLVLLGTKDATLPAEQQEAFVQALDEAQGLHRVLRYEAEHGFENPASGQYDARVAAAAWQAVDLFLERQLKR, from the coding sequence GTGCTTCGACGCGGGGGATGGGGAGTGGCCGCGCTGGTGTTGGGTGCGTGCGCGGCGGGGCAGCCTGTCGAGGTGTCTCGCGAGCCGTCCGACATGGGGGCCATGTCCGAGCAGGAGTTCCGGGCGCTGCATCGGCCGAGGTCCGAGGCCGCGGGGCCTCACCAGGGGGAGGAGCTCGTGGTGGGCGGGGCCCGCGCCTACCTGCGCCTGCCGGAGGGCGCGCCCGGCCCCACGCCCGCGGTGCTCGTGCTCCATGACGTGGGAGGGCTGAGCGAGCACTTCCTCCTGTGGTCGGACCGGCTGGCCGCCGAGGGCTACGCCGCGCTGGCGGTGGACCTGTATGGCACGCAGGAGGCCACCGCGCCGGATGGGACGGTGACGGCGGTGAAGACACTGGACGCGGCGCGGGCCTGGAAGGTGCTCCAGGCGGCGCACGCGTTCCTGGTGAAGGACGAGCGGGTGCGGGCGCCCCGCACGGCGGTCATCGGCTGGGGGCTCGGGGGCAGCTGGGCGCTTCGCCTGGGCATGGGGGAACCCACGCTGGACGCGGTGGTCTCGTACTCGGGCCTGGTGGAGGCGGATCCGGAGGCGCTCTCGCACCTCCGTGCGCCACTGCTGGTGCTGCTGGGCACGAAGGACGCCACGCTCCCCGCCGAGCAGCAAGAGGCCTTCGTGCAGGCGTTGGATGAGGCGCAGGGGCTTCACCGGGTGCTGCGGTACGAGGCGGAGCATGGGTTCGAGAACCCCGCGAGTGGCCAGTATGACGCGCGCGTGGCCGCCGCGGCGTGGCAGGCGGTGGACCTCTTCCTGGAGCGCCAACTGAAGCGGTGA
- a CDS encoding glutaredoxin, translating to MTRLTLSQDKVAPAVQELVGQFHRSVVETVASTVAREHVVVVGMATNTFVKRARKLLDEEKVKFTYLEYGGYFSMWQKRLALKLWAGFPTFPMVFIDGTLVGGFTELKALKEKGQLR from the coding sequence ATGACACGTCTGACCCTCTCTCAAGACAAAGTCGCCCCAGCCGTCCAGGAGCTTGTTGGCCAGTTCCACCGTTCCGTCGTCGAGACCGTGGCCAGCACGGTGGCGCGCGAGCACGTCGTGGTGGTGGGCATGGCGACGAACACTTTCGTGAAGCGGGCGCGCAAACTGCTGGACGAGGAGAAGGTGAAGTTCACCTACCTGGAGTACGGTGGCTACTTCTCGATGTGGCAGAAGCGCCTGGCGCTGAAGCTGTGGGCGGGCTTCCCCACGTTCCCGATGGTGTTCATCGATGGGACGCTGGTGGGAGGCTTCACCGAGCTGAAGGCGCTGAAGGAGAAGGGGCAGCTCCGGTAG
- a CDS encoding CAP domain-containing protein gives MRSVPGALRPFFPSLLLSLCLAVISGGCDSGESETPDAPDGGTSDGGTSDGGSPDGTSEFARDMLTEHNRVRAVANPTPSPALPVLTWSETAASTAQKWVDGCRFAHNPNRGNFGENIAAATPGGLNTLGVVRTWAAEASDFDYARNTCSPGKVCGHYTQLVWRNTTQVGCAMKECSENSPFQGFTRWNFWVCNYSPPGNFAGQRPY, from the coding sequence ATGCGCTCTGTCCCAGGGGCCCTGCGGCCTTTCTTCCCGTCCCTCCTTCTTTCCCTCTGCCTCGCCGTGATTTCCGGAGGGTGTGACTCCGGAGAGAGCGAGACGCCCGATGCACCGGATGGCGGCACGTCGGATGGCGGCACGTCGGATGGCGGCTCGCCGGACGGAACGAGCGAGTTCGCACGCGACATGCTCACCGAGCACAACCGGGTCCGGGCCGTCGCCAACCCCACGCCCAGCCCGGCCTTGCCGGTGCTCACCTGGTCCGAGACCGCGGCCAGCACGGCCCAGAAGTGGGTGGACGGGTGCCGCTTCGCGCACAATCCCAACCGGGGCAACTTCGGTGAGAACATCGCCGCCGCCACGCCAGGCGGCTTGAACACCCTGGGCGTGGTGCGCACCTGGGCCGCCGAGGCCTCGGACTTCGATTACGCCCGGAACACGTGCAGCCCCGGCAAGGTGTGCGGCCACTACACGCAGCTCGTCTGGAGGAACACCACCCAGGTGGGCTGCGCGATGAAGGAGTGCAGCGAGAACTCACCCTTCCAGGGCTTTACGCGCTGGAACTTCTGGGTGTGCAACTACTCGCCTCCGGGCAACTTCGCCGGTCAGCGGCCCTACTGA
- a CDS encoding AAA family ATPase: MTQTRAEPDDDFLLLVAVLPSHLQDAVRGRSPAEVLEVVMDLGRPAEARLVHGSVRLTEAPIVQADLEHVLAQVGPPGEDNRAGIERTLHRVSAIRNRKGRVVGLTLRVGRAVFGTIDMLKDLIGTGRNVLLLGRPGVGKTTKLREVARVLADDLLKRVMVVDTSNEIGGDGDIPHPGIGGARRMQVSRPDRQHDVMIEAVENHMPEAIIVDEIGTSAEAAAARTIAERGVQLVATAHGNMLENLVLNPTLSDLVGGVHTVTLSDEEARRRNTQKTVSERKAPPTFDMVVQMVGRDEVLVHLDTAEAVDRLLAGREVGGERRLLHEGEVRVEPVPQAVAPLPAPRSKMGPPAPAPAQGPPRLYAHAVSRDVLDRVLRELKVEARVVGRLESADIILTVRSRANDPKMRRVVERTGARVEVVKRGSSAELRRVLRGAFLLAEGVDEELLREAVAEAEHAIQRVLNEGVSVPWPPVLPGCASSNTGW, translated from the coding sequence ATGACCCAGACGCGCGCCGAGCCCGATGATGACTTCCTGCTCCTGGTGGCAGTGCTTCCTTCCCACTTGCAAGACGCGGTGCGCGGGCGGTCCCCCGCCGAGGTGCTGGAAGTGGTGATGGACCTGGGCCGTCCTGCCGAGGCCCGGCTTGTCCACGGTTCCGTGCGCTTGACCGAGGCGCCCATCGTTCAAGCGGATCTGGAACACGTGCTGGCCCAGGTCGGCCCACCGGGAGAGGACAACCGGGCTGGCATCGAGCGCACGCTTCACCGGGTCTCGGCCATTCGCAACCGCAAGGGCCGCGTGGTGGGGCTCACGCTGCGGGTGGGCCGGGCGGTGTTCGGCACCATCGACATGTTGAAGGATCTCATTGGCACGGGACGCAACGTGCTGCTGCTGGGCAGGCCCGGCGTGGGCAAGACGACGAAGCTGCGCGAGGTGGCGCGGGTGCTCGCCGATGACCTGCTCAAGCGGGTGATGGTGGTGGATACCTCCAACGAGATCGGCGGGGACGGGGACATTCCCCACCCGGGCATCGGCGGTGCGCGCCGCATGCAGGTGTCCCGGCCGGACCGGCAGCACGACGTGATGATCGAGGCGGTGGAGAACCACATGCCCGAGGCCATCATCGTCGACGAGATTGGCACCTCGGCGGAGGCGGCGGCGGCTCGGACCATCGCCGAGCGCGGGGTACAACTCGTGGCGACGGCCCACGGCAACATGCTGGAGAACCTGGTGCTCAACCCCACGCTGTCGGACCTCGTGGGCGGGGTGCACACGGTGACGCTGAGCGACGAGGAGGCGCGCCGCCGCAACACCCAGAAGACGGTCAGCGAACGCAAGGCCCCGCCCACCTTCGACATGGTGGTGCAGATGGTGGGCCGGGACGAGGTGCTCGTGCACCTCGACACGGCGGAGGCGGTGGACCGGCTGCTCGCCGGACGTGAGGTGGGAGGGGAACGCAGGCTGCTGCACGAGGGCGAGGTGCGCGTGGAGCCAGTGCCTCAGGCCGTGGCCCCGCTGCCCGCGCCACGCTCCAAGATGGGCCCTCCGGCCCCCGCCCCGGCCCAGGGGCCTCCGCGCCTCTATGCCCACGCGGTGAGCCGGGACGTGCTGGACCGGGTGCTGCGCGAGCTGAAGGTGGAGGCGCGCGTGGTGGGACGGCTGGAGTCCGCGGACATCATCCTGACGGTGCGCTCCCGGGCGAATGATCCGAAGATGCGGCGCGTGGTGGAGCGCACCGGGGCGCGCGTGGAGGTGGTGAAGCGCGGCAGCTCGGCGGAGCTGCGACGTGTGTTGCGGGGGGCCTTCCTGCTGGCCGAAGGCGTGGACGAGGAACTGCTGCGCGAGGCCGTGGCGGAGGCGGAGCACGCCATCCAGCGCGTCTTGAACGAAGGGGTCTCGGTCCCCTGGCCCCCCGTCCTCCCCGGCTGCGCAAGCTCCAACACCGGCTGGTGA
- a CDS encoding HAD-IG family 5'-nucleotidase, with protein sequence MSGHFTAPPPERGIYCNRTLNMRAIKAIGYDMDYTLVHYRVEAWERRAYEYIREGLLAQNWPVGHLAFEPELVIRGLIIDTEKGNLLKANRFGFVKKALHGTRPMGFEAQRTEYARTIVDLSERRWMFLNTLFSLSEACIYAQLVDLLDEGKLPGPMGYSDLYEIVRRSLDAAHMAGRLKAEIIADPERYVLPEPETALALLDQRNAGKKLLLITNSEWAYSVPMMHAAFDPYLPSGMTWRELFDVVIVSARKPEFFTTRSPLFEVVDTGGEALLRPYSGLLKPRTPYFGGSAVELERHLGLSGDEILYVGDHMFGDVHVTKNVLRWRTALILRELEDEVRAIAAFRSTEARLAERMVVKEQLEAESCQLRLELQRRRAHYGPRSQMPEDELLSRLTAIRTQLEALDAELGPMARAASELSNPHWGLLTRAGNDKSHLARQVERYADIYTSRVSNFLFASPFVYLRSPRGSLPHDPNLPGGTPVFPSTDATSGPNP encoded by the coding sequence ATGAGCGGCCATTTCACAGCCCCCCCTCCGGAACGCGGCATCTACTGCAACCGCACCCTCAACATGCGAGCCATCAAGGCCATCGGCTACGACATGGACTACACGCTCGTCCACTACCGGGTGGAAGCGTGGGAGCGCCGGGCATACGAGTACATCCGCGAGGGGCTCCTGGCCCAGAACTGGCCCGTGGGCCACCTCGCCTTCGAGCCGGAGCTGGTCATCCGAGGCCTCATCATCGACACGGAGAAGGGCAACCTCCTCAAGGCCAACCGCTTCGGCTTCGTGAAGAAGGCCCTGCACGGCACCCGCCCCATGGGCTTCGAGGCGCAGCGCACCGAGTATGCCCGCACCATCGTCGATCTCTCCGAGCGGCGGTGGATGTTCCTCAACACCCTCTTCTCGCTCTCTGAGGCCTGCATCTACGCCCAGCTCGTGGACCTGCTGGATGAGGGCAAGCTGCCGGGCCCCATGGGCTACAGCGATCTCTACGAAATCGTGCGCCGCTCCCTGGATGCCGCCCACATGGCGGGCCGTCTCAAGGCGGAGATCATCGCCGACCCCGAGCGCTACGTGCTGCCCGAGCCCGAGACGGCGCTCGCGCTGCTGGACCAGCGCAACGCGGGCAAGAAGCTCCTGCTCATCACCAACAGTGAGTGGGCCTACTCCGTGCCGATGATGCACGCGGCGTTCGACCCCTACCTGCCCTCGGGCATGACGTGGCGGGAGCTGTTCGACGTCGTCATCGTCAGCGCGCGCAAGCCCGAGTTCTTCACCACGCGCTCGCCCCTGTTCGAGGTGGTGGACACGGGCGGCGAGGCGCTGCTGCGGCCCTACTCGGGGCTGCTCAAGCCGCGGACGCCCTACTTCGGGGGCAGCGCGGTGGAGTTGGAGCGGCACCTGGGCCTGAGCGGAGATGAGATTCTCTACGTGGGCGACCACATGTTTGGCGACGTGCACGTGACGAAGAACGTGTTGCGCTGGCGCACCGCGCTCATCCTGCGCGAGTTGGAGGACGAGGTGCGTGCCATCGCCGCCTTCCGCTCCACCGAGGCCCGGCTGGCCGAGCGCATGGTGGTCAAGGAGCAGTTGGAGGCCGAGTCGTGCCAGCTCCGGTTGGAGCTCCAGCGGCGCCGGGCCCACTACGGCCCGCGCTCCCAGATGCCCGAGGACGAGCTGCTGTCCCGACTGACGGCGATCCGCACCCAGTTGGAGGCGCTGGACGCGGAGCTGGGCCCCATGGCCCGCGCCGCCAGCGAGCTGTCCAATCCGCACTGGGGGCTGCTCACCCGCGCCGGCAACGACAAGAGCCACCTGGCGCGGCAGGTGGAGCGCTACGCGGACATCTACACCTCGCGCGTCTCCAACTTCCTGTTCGCCAGCCCCTTCGTCTACCTGCGGAGTCCTCGCGGCAGCCTGCCGCATGATCCCAACCTCCCTGGGGGAACCCCCGTGTTCCCCTCCACGGATGCCACCAGCGGACCCAACCCCTGA